The DNA segment CGGATCGACCAcgagatctcgtcacacccctaaagcttagtgtacagtatatatttctaTAAGCCTGTGAAACACATAACAGGATTGAGTTCAGATGTTGTGGACACAAATGCAGCTCAGCGAGTGAGTATATAAACACTGTCAGTTGAAAAGTGTAAGGGCCATTTATACGGCGAGCACTTAAATGCAGCCTCAGTGTTTCAGTCATATGCAGCGTGTAGAATTGATTAGGCCTGGATCTGGATCCGTGCCATCTGCTGCCACCCCGTACCGACTCCGTCGCCATGACGAGATGCTCATTTTGTCAGCCCTCTCAGGAGCAAAGTGCTGCCAGGAGACGACACCAGCATGATTCACCCTGATTTTCATCTTCCAtttctcgctctttctctccctgTCTCCTCCATCATCCTCCCTTCACGAGAGGGGAAGACGGTCTTTTGTAGTAGGATCAGTGCTTACAGTGCAGCGCAGATGAAAAGCATATGATCCTGAGAAAGGCATGCTGACAAGCCGTCAGAGAGGTTTCCAACTGCATCTGCCTCTAATGGAGTGTAGTGACCTCTAGTGGATAAGACTGGAACTGACCAAAATTTTAGACACTGCATTAGTGATGTTTGCAAAGATTTATTCAAATTATTAAGTAAGTCTCATGCCGTCTGTGCTACAGATATGAATGGTATCCTAAATGTACACTTTTCACATTCCATTGCTTTGGAAAGAAACATAACTGTCTTGTTAACAGGAAACAGATTTAATAAGCAAGATTGCTATTTAACTCAAAGATGCTTTGTCTCTGTCCTCAATAtcctgtttctctgtttttctccaTTTCCGCAGCTCTCCTGTCATCCTGGTGCGAGGAGCTGGGTCGGCTGCTCTTGTTGCGGCATCAGAAGAATCGTCAGAGCGATCCACAGGGCAAAGTGCCCCTGCAGCCGCCCATGAACTCCATGAAGCCCTCGCTCTCTCATGGGTCAGTACCCAGACAAAACCCTGTTCTGTAGATCACTAACCAACACCCGCTGGAGCTGTTCCAGGACCGGTTAATACCCACAGCACTCTAGCCCCTACAGCAGCTTTCTCAGAACTGAATTTCCTCTCGAAATGGAGTTACAGGCCCGGTGCGGTGATCCAGGacagaattgtttgtttttaggtgCCACGTCATCTCGAAGTCTGGCCTTTTCCAAGAAGCTATTGACCAAGCTTTTAACATGACTTCACCGTAAGGTTGCATTGAAGAATTCCTTTCTTGCAGCTTTCCAAACAATGGAAGATAAAACATGATAAGCTGGGTACGTCAGCTAAAGGTCCGACCGAGTTATTCTTTGATAGATTGCCAGAGAAAGCCGAGCTGCACAGGGTGTCTGGAGTGTTAAAAGTGAGGAAATCCACTAGCTTAGTGATGTTTTACAGAACATTTTATGCTCCAGGGCTGTCTTGGTTTACGGAGAGATGTCTTGAACAAATGTTTCGATTTTATTTTCATGGAAAAACAAAAGTGCTGTAGTCAGGAAGGGAgtgttttttcttctgtaaacCCCCTCACTCTTGCAGATTTGCGTTCGATGCCACTAATATCGCATTACTGTTTGAACTTTGTTTTAGTGATGGGTCCTTTCCATATGACAGCGTTCCCTGGCAACAGAATGCTAACCAGGCCCCAGGCTCGTTGTCGGTGGTTACGACGGTGTGGGGAGTTACCAACACGTCACAGAGTCAGGTGAGTCAAGCGGTGCACGAAAAGGAAACAATAAGATTGATATTGATAACGTTGATCTTTAAAACCTACGTGCTTTTGATCTAGGTATTGGGTAACCACATGGCCAATACCAACAATCCCATGAACCCTGGGGGTAATGCACTGGGGTCGGGTATGTCAGCCAACAACCCAGGGATCAACTCACCTCAGTTCCCTGGCCAACAGCAACAGTTTGCGGCCAAAGGGGGATCCAACCAGGCGTACATGCAGCAAGGCATGTATGGTCGTCCAGGGCACCCCGGAGGAGGAGGCTTTGGTGGAAGGTAATGTTTCAACGGAGCACTAGATGGAAGGTTCCAGGCGGGATGATGGGAAATTGTTTGACAAAGAAGGGAGTGTTGCTTCGTAACGCTCTGGGAGATTCAATAAGCTAGAGCAGAGTCTCCCATTAGGGGTATTTAAAACCAAGCCAACACTCGCTTCAAGGATGTTTTTCTGGAAAAGGATGATATCACCTTCATGTTGTGCCAAGCTCATACTGTAATGCACATCCGAGAAATTCTAGAATTCTAGACGATTCTCTCTCGTTTGAAGTTTTACGTGAATTTTCTTCTATTTAGTTACCCGGGTGGTCCGAATGCACCAGGTGGGATAGGCATGCCCCCTCACACGCGACCCCCTTCTGACTTCACACAACCTGCTGCTGCTGCGGCCGCCGCTGCTGTTGCTGCAGCCGCGGCCACGGCAACAGCCACCGCCACGGCTACCGTGGCTGCCCTGCAAGAAACCAACAAAGATATAAACCAGTACAACCAGGTTGGTCACgttataaaaaaaagataaataggCTCATGGTGGCATTTGGCTTCTTTCTTTACATATGGCTGCGTATGTTCATTTGCCTCTCCGCTCTCTCCACAGGTCTGCTCCTCTTTCCAGATGGGCCCAACGCAAGGATACAACAGCCAGTTCATGAACCAGCCTGGGCCCCGTGGCCCTCCGTCCATGGCAGGAGGCATGAACCCGGGTATGGGTGCTGGTATGAATAGTTCCAACATGAGTGGACCGCCTATGGGCATGAACCAGCCCAGAGGGCCCAGTATGGTGCCCTTCAGTGGCCATGGCCAACGGATGCCCCAGCAGGGTTACCCTGGCCCCAGACCTCAATCCATGCCCATGCAGGGAACCAAGAGGCCGTATCCAGGAGAGGTAAGACCACCAAGTTTGTAATGCTGGGTTTTAAAACTTAAAGCAggcatttttgttttgctgaagcaattgttttttgtttctgtagCCCAATTATGTAGGTCAGCAGTTTGGTCCCAATGGTCAGTTTCCCAACCAGCAAGGGCAGTACCCTAATCCAAATGCTTCTCGAACTCTTCCTTCTCCCAACTACCCTGGACAAAGGATGCCGGGACAGCAGGGCTCTGGCCAGTACCCTCCCACGGGTGTAACAATGGGCCAATACTATAAGGTACATTTGTTTAGTAAAAATCTTTAGTTTTGTTCATATTATTCATGCCAACCATTAGGGTGAAAATTGTGTTATGAAAAAAACCTTGCTTGCTTTTTCCTATTGCAGCAAGAACCTTTTaatggtcaaaataacaatttcTCTGGCGGTGGTTATGGGTACAATCAAGGAAATGGGGTAAGTCATAAATCATTTGCTTCTTTCACTGGTTATATGCTAGAAGCAcagatattaaagggacagttcacccaaaaataaaaattctgtcatttactcaccctcgagttgttccaaatctgtataaatttctttgttctgatgaatacaaagaaacatatttggaagaatgcttgtaaccaaacagttcttggccaccattgaccaccatactgggaaaatgacaatggtagtcaaaagtgcccagaactgtttgctttcccacattcttcaaaatatcttcttttgtgttcaacagaacaaagaaatttataaagcaattttcctactgtggtagtgagtggtggccaagacctgtttggttacaagcattcttccaaatatctttctctgtgtttatcagaacaaagaaatatatacagatttggaacaacttgaaggtgagtaaattatgacagaattttcatttttgggtgaactgttcctttaaataactTTCCACTTTAGGTATTAATACAGTTCTGCTATATATTCAGGCAGTAATTGTGAGTTTCTTTGGCTAAAGCCGCCTCGGCAGGTTGTGAACTACCCCCACTCGCCGGTTCCCGGGAACCCTACGCCACCCATGACTCCAGGAAGTAATATCAATCAGTACATGTCACCCAGTCAGGACGTCAAGCCTCCATTTCCTCCAGACATGAAGCCGAACATGACGTCTTTGCCTCCACCTCCAAGTGAGTCGCGCAAAGAAACCACACACGAGCGTTTCATCGCATTGATCTCCCTTCTGTCTGCATTACAAGCTCTGTCACAGTCTATCAGAAGTAAACCTCTACGAAGCCTTTGATCCGGCACCTGGAGCAGAGCGCAAAAAAGTCCCATTGCTCATTTATCTGAGATTCATGCATTTTTCACGTTCACTCAGAGCTCATTCATAATATATGCACTTCAGTGAGGAAAAGGTAAAACTAGGTGAACTGAAAGGGAAGCTTCCCACCCACTGATAAAGTTAAAATGGAGTGTAAATTCATCTATTCTTGATGTTTGTTCTTCTAGCCAATCCCAACGAGGAGCTGCGCTTGACGTTCCCTGTGAGGGATGGCGTTGTGCTGGAACCCTTCAGACTAGAGCACAACCTGGCTGTCAGTAACCACGTCTTCCATCTGCGCCCCTCCGTCCACCAGACTCTCATGTGGaggtttgtgttctttttttttttagtaacagttcacctaaaaataaaaatcctcatTTACACTCTCAAATTTAACACTTGTCATGCAGATCTGATTTGGAGCTGCAGTTTAAGTGCTACCACCATGAGGACCGACAAATGAACACCAACTGGCCCGCTTCCGTCCAAGTCAGCGTCAATGCCACGCCTCTTACTATCGAGAGAGGCGAGAATAAAACATCGCACAAACCCCTTCACCTGAAACACGTGTGTCAGCCTGGAAGAAACACCATCCAGATCACGGTCACGGCGTGCTGTTGTGTGAGTATTCCTCCGCCGTGCCCTTCAATAATGTATAGTCTGTCATTTAATGACCATGTCAGAACGCTGTTGTAAATAACGCATGTGATATGAAATCAGATAACACTGATTTGAAGCAGCATCTTTTCTCGTTCACTACGTCTGCAGCTGGTATCAGATTTATGCTTCCGTGTTTGAAAGGTGCACGACACCGATAGTGTATCATGTAAAGGATATTCTGAGGTACGGATGCATGCTGGCGGGTTGTAGTAACGCATTTGTTCGGCTCTTGTTGCAGTCTCATTTGTTCGTGCTGCAGCTGGTCCACAGGCCGTCGGTGCGATCTGTCCTGCAGGGTCTTCTAAAGAAAAGGCTTCTTCCTGCTGAGCACTGCATCACCAAAAGTGAGTAGAGGCTCGGAGCAGATGCTTTAAGCTTTTCCATTGCAGCATTTCGTCTGCCACTCTGCATCAGCATCTCCGTGACCCTCTAATCACAGCCATGCCTGTTTTTCTGCAGTTAAAAGAAACTTTAGTAGTGTAGTCGCGTCCTCCGGGAACGCAACACTAAATGGGGAGGATGGAGTGGAGCAGACAGCCATCAAAGTGTCCCTAAAGTGTCCAATCACATTCCGTCGGATCCAACTTCCTGCTAGGGGACATGACTGCAAACATGTGCAGGTGAGTTGTTCCTGAAATGTGTATTTTCACATAGTTAAAGGGTTATGCCTCTGTTTGAGACACAAAATTGGAGGGTACTTTACCTACTTCATTTTTTGTTAAAGTGACATATTCTGTGAAATTGTGTGatagctcaaattataaattgtTATTATAGGATTAGTGTAGAGAATCGGCAGTTGTGAATGCTGATTTTTATGGACGTCTGGTTTTTATGTACtacctgatttttttatttaatgctttAATGTTACTTAATtacttaaatgttttaatttgctttttatttatatatatatatatatatacaggtatatatattattttatgtatatatatatatatatatatatatatatatatacactgtatatatttatatttttaattattattttcatattttttcacaaaagttaaaaACTGCAGCTGTACAAACAGGCTTTTGGGTGGAGTGGTTATCTGAAGTACTACCCTAAAATAGAAATTGTGTCATCTGGATGactttttaatacaaataacagatttttaGGGACTTGCAGTTTCAGTGACCATTtactttaattactttttttcaCAATACAGTGTCATGTAGAGCAGAGGGAACATTTAGACCCTTActgcatattttgtgttcaattaaTAAAATGGACAAAAAGTCATACAGTACTCTAAAAGTGACAGTGATTttaattttagggtgaactgtccctttaagggtttTAAGTCACAGCACAAGATGTGATGTAACCATGTGcggacttaaagggatatttcagaggcaaaacaaaatttccccatgttttactcaccctcaagg comes from the Triplophysa rosa linkage group LG9, Trosa_1v2, whole genome shotgun sequence genome and includes:
- the zmiz1a gene encoding zinc finger MIZ domain-containing protein 1a isoform X1 → MNSIPSMDRHIQQTNDRLLCIKQHLQNPANFQTAATELLDWCGDPRAFQRPFEQSLMGCLTVVSRVAAQQGFDLDLGYRLLAVCAANRDKFTPKSAETTTCRRCQSDTALLSSWCEELGRLLLLRHQKNRQSDPQGKVPLQPPMNSMKPSLSHGDGSFPYDSVPWQQNANQAPGSLSVVTTVWGVTNTSQSQVLGNHMANTNNPMNPGGNALGSGMSANNPGINSPQFPGQQQQFAAKGGSNQAYMQQGMYGRPGHPGGGGFGGSYPGGPNAPGGIGMPPHTRPPSDFTQPAAAAAAAAVAAAAATATATATATVAALQETNKDINQYNQVCSSFQMGPTQGYNSQFMNQPGPRGPPSMAGGMNPGMGAGMNSSNMSGPPMGMNQPRGPSMVPFSGHGQRMPQQGYPGPRPQSMPMQGTKRPYPGEPNYVGQQFGPNGQFPNQQGQYPNPNASRTLPSPNYPGQRMPGQQGSGQYPPTGVTMGQYYKQEPFNGQNNNFSGGGYGYNQGNGPPRQVVNYPHSPVPGNPTPPMTPGSNINQYMSPSQDVKPPFPPDMKPNMTSLPPPPTNPNEELRLTFPVRDGVVLEPFRLEHNLAVSNHVFHLRPSVHQTLMWRSDLELQFKCYHHEDRQMNTNWPASVQVSVNATPLTIERGENKTSHKPLHLKHVCQPGRNTIQITVTACCCSHLFVLQLVHRPSVRSVLQGLLKKRLLPAEHCITKIKRNFSSVVASSGNATLNGEDGVEQTAIKVSLKCPITFRRIQLPARGHDCKHVQCFDLESYLQLNCERGTWRCPVCNKTALLEGLEVDQYMWGILNAIQNSEFEEVTIDPSCSWRPVPIKSDIHIKEDPDGPLAKRFKTMSPSQMIMPNVLDMIAQLGPGPSPYTPLPPQHGGNNGDYGGQGRGNSYQGHGNFDFTHSNSGGGAPMNDFMHGPQLSHPPDMPNSLMSSDKPLTHGMPDSMSHPVSVDQSHASMQPGMHASPHPNSQSAQPLHHSGPPSSQPPRQPPPPLQPGQNSHPHADMTFNPDGQAGGQGPADMPEPSLDLLPELANPDELLSYLDPPDLPSSSNDDLLSLFENN
- the zmiz1a gene encoding zinc finger MIZ domain-containing protein 1a isoform X2; the protein is MNSIPSMDRHIQQTNDRLLCIKQHLQNPANFQTAATELLDWCGDPRAFQRPFEQSLMGCLTVVSRVAAQQGFDLDLGYRLLAVCAANRDKFTPKSAETTTCRRCQSDTALLSSWCEELGRLLLLRHQKNRQSDPQGKVPLQPPMNSMKPSLSHGDGSFPYDSVPWQQNANQAPGSLSVVTTVWGVTNTSQSQVLGNHMANTNNPMNPGGNALGSGMSANNPGINSPQFPGQQQQFAAKGGSNQAYMQQGMYGRPGHPGGGGFGGSYPGGPNAPGGIGMPPHTRPPSDFTQPAAAAAAAAVAAAAATATATATATVAALQETNKDINQYNQVCSSFQMGPTQGYNSQFMNQPGPRGPPSMAGGMNPGMGAGMNSSNMSGPPMGMNQPRGPSMVPFSGHGQRMPQQGYPGPRPQSMPMQGTKRPYPGEPNYVGQQFGPNGQFPNQQGQYPNPNASRTLPSPNYPGQRMPGQQGSGQYPPTGVTMGQYYKQEPFNGQNNNFSGGGYGYNQGNGPPRQVVNYPHSPVPGNPTPPMTPGSNINQYMSPSQDVKPPFPPDMKPNMTSLPPPPTNPNEELRLTFPVRDGVVLEPFRLEHNLAVSNHVFHLRPSVHQTLMWRSDLELQFKCYHHEDRQMNTNWPASVQVSVNATPLTIERGENKTSHKPLHLKHVCQPGRNTIQITVTACCCSHLFVLQLVHRPSVRSVLQGLLKKRLLPAEHCITKIKRNFSSVVASSGNATLNGEDGVEQTAIKVSLKCPITFRRIQLPARGHDCKHVQCFDLESYLQLNCERGTWRCPVCNKTALLEGLEVDQYMWGILNAIQNSEFEEVTIDPSCSWRPVPIKSDIHIKEDPDGPLAKRFKTMSPSQMIMPNVLDMIAQLGPGPSPYTPLPPQHGGNNGDYGGQGNSYQGHGNFDFTHSNSGGGAPMNDFMHGPQLSHPPDMPNSLMSSDKPLTHGMPDSMSHPVSVDQSHASMQPGMHASPHPNSQSAQPLHHSGPPSSQPPRQPPPPLQPGQNSHPHADMTFNPDGQAGGQGPADMPEPSLDLLPELANPDELLSYLDPPDLPSSSNDDLLSLFENN
- the zmiz1a gene encoding zinc finger MIZ domain-containing protein 1a isoform X3: MNSIPSMDRHIQQTNDRLLCIKQHLQNPANFQTAATELLDWCGDPRAFQRPFEQSLMGCLTVVSRVAAQQGFDLDLGYRLLAVCAANRDKFTPKSAALLSSWCEELGRLLLLRHQKNRQSDPQGKVPLQPPMNSMKPSLSHGDGSFPYDSVPWQQNANQAPGSLSVVTTVWGVTNTSQSQVLGNHMANTNNPMNPGGNALGSGMSANNPGINSPQFPGQQQQFAAKGGSNQAYMQQGMYGRPGHPGGGGFGGSYPGGPNAPGGIGMPPHTRPPSDFTQPAAAAAAAAVAAAAATATATATATVAALQETNKDINQYNQVCSSFQMGPTQGYNSQFMNQPGPRGPPSMAGGMNPGMGAGMNSSNMSGPPMGMNQPRGPSMVPFSGHGQRMPQQGYPGPRPQSMPMQGTKRPYPGEPNYVGQQFGPNGQFPNQQGQYPNPNASRTLPSPNYPGQRMPGQQGSGQYPPTGVTMGQYYKQEPFNGQNNNFSGGGYGYNQGNGPPRQVVNYPHSPVPGNPTPPMTPGSNINQYMSPSQDVKPPFPPDMKPNMTSLPPPPTNPNEELRLTFPVRDGVVLEPFRLEHNLAVSNHVFHLRPSVHQTLMWRSDLELQFKCYHHEDRQMNTNWPASVQVSVNATPLTIERGENKTSHKPLHLKHVCQPGRNTIQITVTACCCSHLFVLQLVHRPSVRSVLQGLLKKRLLPAEHCITKIKRNFSSVVASSGNATLNGEDGVEQTAIKVSLKCPITFRRIQLPARGHDCKHVQCFDLESYLQLNCERGTWRCPVCNKTALLEGLEVDQYMWGILNAIQNSEFEEVTIDPSCSWRPVPIKSDIHIKEDPDGPLAKRFKTMSPSQMIMPNVLDMIAQLGPGPSPYTPLPPQHGGNNGDYGGQGRGNSYQGHGNFDFTHSNSGGGAPMNDFMHGPQLSHPPDMPNSLMSSDKPLTHGMPDSMSHPVSVDQSHASMQPGMHASPHPNSQSAQPLHHSGPPSSQPPRQPPPPLQPGQNSHPHADMTFNPDGQAGGQGPADMPEPSLDLLPELANPDELLSYLDPPDLPSSSNDDLLSLFENN
- the zmiz1a gene encoding zinc finger MIZ domain-containing protein 1a isoform X4; this encodes MNSIPSMDRHIQQTNDRLLCIKQHLQNPANFQTAATELLDWCGDPRAFQRPFEQSLMGCLTVVSRVAAQQGFDLDLGYRLLAVCAANRDKFTPKSAALLSSWCEELGRLLLLRHQKNRQSDPQGKVPLQPPMNSMKPSLSHGDGSFPYDSVPWQQNANQAPGSLSVVTTVWGVTNTSQSQVLGNHMANTNNPMNPGGNALGSGMSANNPGINSPQFPGQQQQFAAKGGSNQAYMQQGMYGRPGHPGGGGFGGSYPGGPNAPGGIGMPPHTRPPSDFTQPAAAAAAAAVAAAAATATATATATVAALQETNKDINQYNQVCSSFQMGPTQGYNSQFMNQPGPRGPPSMAGGMNPGMGAGMNSSNMSGPPMGMNQPRGPSMVPFSGHGQRMPQQGYPGPRPQSMPMQGTKRPYPGEPNYVGQQFGPNGQFPNQQGQYPNPNASRTLPSPNYPGQRMPGQQGSGQYPPTGVTMGQYYKQEPFNGQNNNFSGGGYGYNQGNGPPRQVVNYPHSPVPGNPTPPMTPGSNINQYMSPSQDVKPPFPPDMKPNMTSLPPPPTNPNEELRLTFPVRDGVVLEPFRLEHNLAVSNHVFHLRPSVHQTLMWRSDLELQFKCYHHEDRQMNTNWPASVQVSVNATPLTIERGENKTSHKPLHLKHVCQPGRNTIQITVTACCCSHLFVLQLVHRPSVRSVLQGLLKKRLLPAEHCITKIKRNFSSVVASSGNATLNGEDGVEQTAIKVSLKCPITFRRIQLPARGHDCKHVQCFDLESYLQLNCERGTWRCPVCNKTALLEGLEVDQYMWGILNAIQNSEFEEVTIDPSCSWRPVPIKSDIHIKEDPDGPLAKRFKTMSPSQMIMPNVLDMIAQLGPGPSPYTPLPPQHGGNNGDYGGQGNSYQGHGNFDFTHSNSGGGAPMNDFMHGPQLSHPPDMPNSLMSSDKPLTHGMPDSMSHPVSVDQSHASMQPGMHASPHPNSQSAQPLHHSGPPSSQPPRQPPPPLQPGQNSHPHADMTFNPDGQAGGQGPADMPEPSLDLLPELANPDELLSYLDPPDLPSSSNDDLLSLFENN
- the zmiz1a gene encoding zinc finger MIZ domain-containing protein 1a isoform X5, translated to MNSMKPSLSHGDGSFPYDSVPWQQNANQAPGSLSVVTTVWGVTNTSQSQVLGNHMANTNNPMNPGGNALGSGMSANNPGINSPQFPGQQQQFAAKGGSNQAYMQQGMYGRPGHPGGGGFGGSYPGGPNAPGGIGMPPHTRPPSDFTQPAAAAAAAAVAAAAATATATATATVAALQETNKDINQYNQVCSSFQMGPTQGYNSQFMNQPGPRGPPSMAGGMNPGMGAGMNSSNMSGPPMGMNQPRGPSMVPFSGHGQRMPQQGYPGPRPQSMPMQGTKRPYPGEPNYVGQQFGPNGQFPNQQGQYPNPNASRTLPSPNYPGQRMPGQQGSGQYPPTGVTMGQYYKQEPFNGQNNNFSGGGYGYNQGNGPPRQVVNYPHSPVPGNPTPPMTPGSNINQYMSPSQDVKPPFPPDMKPNMTSLPPPPTNPNEELRLTFPVRDGVVLEPFRLEHNLAVSNHVFHLRPSVHQTLMWRSDLELQFKCYHHEDRQMNTNWPASVQVSVNATPLTIERGENKTSHKPLHLKHVCQPGRNTIQITVTACCCSHLFVLQLVHRPSVRSVLQGLLKKRLLPAEHCITKIKRNFSSVVASSGNATLNGEDGVEQTAIKVSLKCPITFRRIQLPARGHDCKHVQCFDLESYLQLNCERGTWRCPVCNKTALLEGLEVDQYMWGILNAIQNSEFEEVTIDPSCSWRPVPIKSDIHIKEDPDGPLAKRFKTMSPSQMIMPNVLDMIAQLGPGPSPYTPLPPQHGGNNGDYGGQGRGNSYQGHGNFDFTHSNSGGGAPMNDFMHGPQLSHPPDMPNSLMSSDKPLTHGMPDSMSHPVSVDQSHASMQPGMHASPHPNSQSAQPLHHSGPPSSQPPRQPPPPLQPGQNSHPHADMTFNPDGQAGGQGPADMPEPSLDLLPELANPDELLSYLDPPDLPSSSNDDLLSLFENN